Proteins encoded within one genomic window of Rhizobium acidisoli:
- a CDS encoding MDR/zinc-dependent alcohol dehydrogenase-like family protein, which translates to MDITARPAAELMRAAIVTGPGSLSVETRALPEPGPGQVRIKLEGCGVCASNLTPWAGPDWMTFPTEAGGLGHEGWGTIDAMGADVAGLQLGDRVAALSYHAYATHDIADASMVARLPGELDGKPFPGEPLGCAMNIFSRSNIERGQTVAIIGIGFLGALLTRLAAAAGARVIAISRRPYSLAVAREMGAAETISMDDHWRIIECVKTLTDGNFCDCVIEAVGKQWPLDLAGELTRERGRLIIAGYHQDGPRQVNMQLWNWRGLDVINAHERDPAIYIKGIRDAIEAVRQGRINPQPLYTHVYPLERLDEALNTTRDRPDGFLKALVQYS; encoded by the coding sequence ATGGATATTACGGCAAGACCCGCGGCAGAGCTCATGCGGGCTGCAATCGTCACCGGCCCCGGCAGTCTTTCGGTCGAGACCCGCGCCTTACCGGAACCTGGTCCCGGCCAGGTCAGGATCAAACTGGAAGGCTGCGGCGTCTGCGCGTCGAATCTAACGCCCTGGGCAGGACCCGATTGGATGACATTTCCGACGGAGGCCGGCGGCCTGGGCCACGAGGGCTGGGGGACAATCGACGCCATGGGCGCCGACGTCGCGGGCCTTCAACTGGGAGACCGCGTTGCCGCTCTTTCCTACCATGCCTATGCCACGCACGATATCGCCGACGCTTCGATGGTTGCAAGACTGCCTGGCGAATTGGACGGGAAGCCATTTCCAGGCGAACCGCTCGGATGTGCCATGAACATCTTCAGCCGCAGCAATATCGAACGCGGCCAGACTGTCGCCATCATCGGAATAGGCTTTCTCGGCGCCCTGCTCACCCGGCTTGCCGCAGCCGCCGGAGCAAGGGTAATTGCCATTTCGCGCCGGCCCTATTCGCTTGCGGTGGCGAGAGAGATGGGAGCGGCCGAAACCATTTCCATGGACGACCATTGGCGCATTATCGAGTGCGTCAAAACGCTGACGGATGGTAATTTCTGCGACTGCGTCATCGAAGCGGTCGGCAAACAATGGCCACTCGATCTGGCTGGCGAGCTTACCAGGGAACGGGGCCGGCTGATCATTGCCGGCTACCATCAGGACGGGCCTCGCCAGGTCAATATGCAGCTTTGGAACTGGCGCGGCCTCGATGTCATCAATGCCCATGAGCGCGATCCCGCGATTTACATAAAGGGTATTCGCGACGCCATAGAAGCCGTGCGCCAGGGGCGGATCAATCCCCAACCGCTCTACACGCATGTCTATCCACTGGAGAGGCTCGACGAAGCGCTGAACACGACTCGCGACCGCCCGGATGGTTTCCTCAAGGCCCTGGTGCAATATTCATGA
- a CDS encoding NAD-dependent epimerase/dehydratase family protein, translating into MMILITGGCGFIGRHVAEELLKSGYDVRIFDALIDQVHADAEVSVPEGAEVVRGNVMDKDAVGAALADVDGVIHLAAEVGVGQSMYEIARYVGSNDLGTAVLLEAMIGLPVRKIVVASSMSVYGEGLYSTADGRRLGYVRRRTNHVRQGQWDPLGPDDGLLTPVATDEEKPVDLASIYALTKFAQEKQVLIFGEAYGVDAVALRLFNVFGAGQALSNPYTGVLANFASRLANGQPPMIFEDGRQRRDFVHVRDVATAFRLALEKPAAAGHVINIGSGQAYSIADVATLLADAMGVPQISPDIMNKARSGDIRNCFADISKARELLGYEPRYRLENSLGPFAEWVRESGAVDRGAEMKRQLEERGLVS; encoded by the coding sequence ATGATGATATTGATAACAGGCGGGTGCGGCTTTATCGGTCGCCATGTCGCTGAAGAACTTCTGAAATCCGGCTATGACGTGCGCATTTTCGATGCACTCATCGATCAGGTCCATGCCGATGCGGAAGTGAGCGTGCCGGAAGGAGCGGAGGTCGTCCGAGGCAATGTCATGGACAAGGACGCCGTGGGCGCGGCGCTCGCCGACGTCGATGGTGTCATCCATCTTGCCGCCGAGGTGGGTGTTGGACAGTCGATGTACGAGATTGCCCGCTATGTCGGCAGCAACGATCTCGGAACAGCGGTGCTTCTGGAAGCGATGATCGGCTTGCCTGTCAGGAAAATCGTCGTTGCCTCCTCGATGAGCGTCTACGGCGAAGGGCTATATTCCACGGCCGATGGTCGGCGGCTCGGCTATGTCAGGCGGCGCACCAATCATGTGAGGCAGGGCCAGTGGGATCCGCTCGGCCCGGACGACGGGCTGCTGACGCCGGTCGCGACCGACGAGGAGAAGCCCGTCGATCTTGCCTCCATCTACGCTCTAACGAAATTCGCTCAGGAAAAGCAGGTCCTGATCTTCGGCGAAGCCTACGGCGTTGACGCCGTCGCCCTGCGCCTCTTCAATGTCTTCGGCGCCGGGCAGGCGCTCTCCAATCCTTATACCGGCGTGCTCGCAAATTTCGCCTCGCGACTTGCCAACGGTCAGCCGCCGATGATCTTTGAGGATGGCAGGCAACGGCGTGATTTCGTCCATGTGCGGGATGTGGCAACGGCGTTTCGCCTGGCTTTGGAAAAACCGGCGGCAGCCGGCCACGTGATCAATATCGGCAGCGGCCAGGCTTATTCGATCGCCGATGTTGCGACGCTGCTCGCCGACGCCATGGGCGTGCCGCAGATCAGTCCCGACATCATGAACAAGGCTCGCTCGGGCGACATCCGCAATTGTTTTGCCGATATCTCCAAGGCCCGCGAACTGCTTGGATACGAGCCGAGATATCGGCTTGAAAATTCGCTTGGTCCTTTCGCTGAATGGGTTCGCGAGTCCGGAGCGGTCGACCGCGGCGCCGAGATGAAGCGTCAACTGGAAGAGCGGGGGCTGGTTTCATGA